CCATCGCAAGGCGCTGAAGTTCTTTTCCGGAAATCGCACTTCCTCTGTGATCGGACACCGCTAGCTCACCAACACCTATCACTTCAGGAATCAACACGATGTCTTTCATGTGGTCACCGGTTATGGTCTTGACGGGATACCTGTACGAACCGCTGAGAACCCACACGCCGATTCCCTTCTTCTGGAATGCTCTCGCCTTTGCGAGTAAGGAGACGTGGTCACGAGTTATCCCGTCGGTACCAAGCAAACCGACCATTGCTGTAGTGCCGCAACGCAGGAATTCTTCAGGAATACCTTCGCGGGTGCGGGTATTGAAACCACCCTCGCCACCACCACCAATGAGGTGCACGTGCCCATCGATGAAACCTGGTACAGCGAAGTGCTTTTTTGGATCGAAGTGAAGGATCTCATGTTCAATTCCTTCAAGGGTAATGTTCTTAGAAATCCCTTCAATACTTGATCCGCAGATGAGTAAGTCATTAATACCTATGTTAGACGGTGAATAGATGACCAGATTTTTTAGTAAAAGCACATCAACCACCCTCCTTGTAAGCATACGATTTGAGTTTACCATGCTGATGGATAAACTAATACAGATTTAGTTTCCACTTACCTACCTTCGCTGAAGTCCAGATACCCATCGGAAAATCTGAAAGGAGCAGCCAGTATTCTGCTGGCTGCTATTTTTCTTTACTATGATGATGTCTAATTGACTCACTTTCTTTAGTTCTTCAAACCTTGTTGTGATTGATGATTGTTTGGGAATTGATATATGAAGTTGTATAGTAAATTAAGAGAACAGTTAAAAATAAACTAAGTCTTAAATGAAAAGACTTATGGGGTTGTGGTCAATTTGAGAAGACATTTCAGTGTTTCGGGACTCAAGAGGACACTAAAAGTTATTGTCGCCTTTTCGTTGGTAATTGTGGGGTTTGCGTGGAACTGGGCGGTTGTGCTTTTTGCACTTGTTTTATTAAACACCAAAACCCTTTACAGAGCTATTTTAGGGAAACTCCCACTTGATGTTTCGGATAATTCCTTTACCGGACCTGAAAGTCATGCCTATAGGCGTGAAGGGAGTATAAACCTGAAATTGGATATCTTCTACCCGAAGAGTGGATATAGAATGCCGGCTGGTGGTTATCCGGTCGTTTTTTTTGCTCATGGCGGTGGTTGGATAAGCGGATTCAGGAGACAAGCAAACAACATTTCATGGTGCAGATACCTGGCTTCAAAAGGCTTTGCGGTCGTGAATATTGATTACCGCTTTGGTTATGTGTCTCATATTGAAGCCATACTCAAACGCTACTCCGATGCCCTGAATTTTGTTCGAAACCATGCCAGAGAATTCAGATTAAACCCTGAAAAAATAGCCCTTATGGGACTTTCTGCCGGGGGACATCTTGCGCTTCAATATGCGACATACAATTCCTATCATGACAACAGAGATAACATGAAGGGGATAAAGTGTGTTGTGGCATGGTACGCACCTTCTGATCTGATGGATCTATGGGACGACGATGTGGAATCGCTATTTGCTCGCTTTGCGGTAACTACCACTCTCAAAGGACTACCGACTCGGAGTAAAGAAAGTTATATTCGCTACTCTCCAATAACGTGGGTTTCAGAGAGAATGGTTCCGACTTTCCTGGTCCATGGTAGTAGCGATAAAGTGGTTCCAATGAAGTCTTCAGTGAAGTTCTTCAAAAAGCTTCTGGAACATCATGTCGAAGCTTATCTCAAGGTTTACAATAAAGCTGACCACGCTTTTGAATTCGAGCTGAAGACCTCAAAGACTATACAGTTCATTAAAGAAACGGTCAATTTTCTTCATTTGTATCTAGAACGGAGGGGAGTGGTATGAATCCCAATTTTGATTATGAGAAAAAAAGGATAGATTATTCCAGCGGCTATATCTTTAAAGGAAAGCATTACAGATGTTCGGTCATCAAGTACAGAACGCTATATGAAAGGGCACTGAAGGGTACCGAGACCGTGGAAATATACCATTTTGCACCCAAAGAAGATATTGCTGGTTCCATACTAATTCTCCACGGGTTGGGCTCTTTGAATATTCCATTTCTGTTTTGGATGGGGAGCCATCTAGCGAGTGCAGGACTTCAGGCTTCCATTTTAATATTGCCCGGTAACTTCACCAGAACGGCTAACGGTTCAATGAGCGGGAAGGATTTCTTCTCGACAGACCTTGATCGGCTCATAACTTTCTGGGAACATGCAGTGATTGACACGAGATCGACACTGGATTTACTGGAACAGGAAGGCATCTGGCAAAAAAACAATTGCGTTCTCGGTTACTGTCTTGGCGGAATGGTATCGGTAATTGCAAGCGCCATTGAAAAAGAGAGGATTAAACACACAATTCTTATGACAGTGGGCGGCAATATGGCGAGAATTTTTTGGGAATCTCCCACTGTGGCTTTTGCGAGAAGGGGATTCAGGAGTGGTGAAGGAGAAAAGGGCTTTCTAAACAAAAGAGAAGAGCTTATAAATACCTTTGATAGAAATATAGAAAAGCTGAAGGGGTTTTCTGATGTCCAGGAACTCCTGAGCTCTGATGTCCATCCATTGTTTAAAATTGATCCACTGGCTTATGCGCAATTCATACCCTCAGACAAGGTTACCATGATCGAAGCCTTATTCGATAGAGCTCTGCCGAAGCAGAGTCGCAAACTGCTCTGGAAATTACTCGGAAAGCCTAAAAAATATATCGTTCCAGTTGGTCATGTTACTTGGCTCCCCTTTGAATACGCTCTTGGTCGATACGTGCTGAAAAAGCTGGGTATAAAAGAAGCAAGAAAGCAGATGCGCCTCCTTGAACCCACTAAGGTAGATGATACGATCGACGAAGAAAACGTTTAGTTTTCTTCGTAACATAAATTACTTTGCGCATCTATTGGAGGAAAGTATGAAAGCTCTTTTTGTGGTTCTTCTGGTAGTAATGGTTCTTCTAATTTCCGGTTGTGAACTACCCCGAGAAGGGAGTCTTGAGTACTTCACTCTCTCGGATATTTTTTCGTATATGTACAAGCTGACCATCGGACCGATTTTTAGAAATTTACCTGAGAACTTCTCGATGGAAAAAGTTACCGAAGCTTCTCATGAAAAAAACGAGCTGATTTTCTTTACTCTGATAGGTGATATTATGTTTACCCGGGATATCGATGTTCGACTGTACGAATTTTATCCCGAGGTACTGAAAGACTCCGACCTGACGATCGCAAATCTTGAATTCCCTATAAACCCCTCAAAAGGCCCCTCAGGGTTCCACAGGTTCAACGGCACGGAAGAGTTCTTTGACAGGGTCGTTCTTCCGCTTGAACCTGATGTGGTCAACATTGCTAACAATCACTGCCTTGACCAGGGAATAGAAGGACTGTACTCCACCATGGAAGTCCTCGAAAAGCACGGCATTGCGTATACGGGAGTGAGAAAAGAAAGCAAAAGATATATCACTCTCGAGTGTAACGGGATAAGAGTAGCTGTAACTGGGTTCACCTTTTCCACAAACGGCCGGAAAGACCAGGGAGACGAAATGGTGAATAGGTTGAGGCTTAACGCTTACGAAGAAGTTGATAAAGAAATATCTCCACTTCTTGATATTATCAAAAAGATGCGCGAAGAAGCCGAAATCATTATCATCATTTTGCACTGGGGCTTTGAGTACGAATACACTCCTACCAAGAATCAGGTACATATAGCTCATACATTCATAGATGCCGGTGCTGATCTTGTTATCGGGCACCATCCTCATGTCCTTCAGGATTTTGAATATTACAAGAGCGCGAATGGACACAGCGGGATGATCTTTTATTCACTGGGAAATTGGACCACAGCGATGAAGCCTGTATACACGCGGACCACGGCTGCGATTCGTGTTAGTCTCGACAAAGACGGAAAAGTGATAACACTGGATGCCTATCCATTTCTCTACACAGAAGGCAAATTTGTCCCGCTGAAAGCTGTGGAAAGTAACAAGTATATCCCTCGCTCCATAAAAGATTCTTCAGTCTGGTAGAATGTATTCAAGAGAGCCTCCTGACTTGTCTTTGAGCATATAATATTATGAGGTTCAAAAGGGGTGGACATATGAAAAAAAAATATGGAATGGTTTCACCAGAGATTCTTGTGAGCCTCGCAGTAGTACTTTTTTCTGTTCTGATTTATCTCTTTCCATTGACACCCATTCGCCCGCCAGATGGTCCGTATATAGTAGGCTTCAGGACCTTTGAAATAACCAACCCTGAACCTATGGTGATAGAAAGCACAGGTTATAAGGACGGCGACAGAATAAGGCTGGATATATGGTATCCAGCTCAA
This genomic interval from Kosmotoga pacifica contains the following:
- a CDS encoding alpha/beta hydrolase; amino-acid sequence: MRRHFSVSGLKRTLKVIVAFSLVIVGFAWNWAVVLFALVLLNTKTLYRAILGKLPLDVSDNSFTGPESHAYRREGSINLKLDIFYPKSGYRMPAGGYPVVFFAHGGGWISGFRRQANNISWCRYLASKGFAVVNIDYRFGYVSHIEAILKRYSDALNFVRNHAREFRLNPEKIALMGLSAGGHLALQYATYNSYHDNRDNMKGIKCVVAWYAPSDLMDLWDDDVESLFARFAVTTTLKGLPTRSKESYIRYSPITWVSERMVPTFLVHGSSDKVVPMKSSVKFFKKLLEHHVEAYLKVYNKADHAFEFELKTSKTIQFIKETVNFLHLYLERRGVV
- a CDS encoding alpha/beta hydrolase; translation: MNPNFDYEKKRIDYSSGYIFKGKHYRCSVIKYRTLYERALKGTETVEIYHFAPKEDIAGSILILHGLGSLNIPFLFWMGSHLASAGLQASILILPGNFTRTANGSMSGKDFFSTDLDRLITFWEHAVIDTRSTLDLLEQEGIWQKNNCVLGYCLGGMVSVIASAIEKERIKHTILMTVGGNMARIFWESPTVAFARRGFRSGEGEKGFLNKREELINTFDRNIEKLKGFSDVQELLSSDVHPLFKIDPLAYAQFIPSDKVTMIEALFDRALPKQSRKLLWKLLGKPKKYIVPVGHVTWLPFEYALGRYVLKKLGIKEARKQMRLLEPTKVDDTIDEENV
- a CDS encoding CapA family protein translates to MKALFVVLLVVMVLLISGCELPREGSLEYFTLSDIFSYMYKLTIGPIFRNLPENFSMEKVTEASHEKNELIFFTLIGDIMFTRDIDVRLYEFYPEVLKDSDLTIANLEFPINPSKGPSGFHRFNGTEEFFDRVVLPLEPDVVNIANNHCLDQGIEGLYSTMEVLEKHGIAYTGVRKESKRYITLECNGIRVAVTGFTFSTNGRKDQGDEMVNRLRLNAYEEVDKEISPLLDIIKKMREEAEIIIIILHWGFEYEYTPTKNQVHIAHTFIDAGADLVIGHHPHVLQDFEYYKSANGHSGMIFYSLGNWTTAMKPVYTRTTAAIRVSLDKDGKVITLDAYPFLYTEGKFVPLKAVESNKYIPRSIKDSSVW